One Capsicum annuum cultivar UCD-10X-F1 chromosome 2, UCD10Xv1.1, whole genome shotgun sequence genomic window carries:
- the LOC107861013 gene encoding calmodulin-like protein 3, whose protein sequence is MAASSYLNRFSIKKLPVTTTVPLPLVIHGLVGFVLLYIILDWGRKFLNFLSHSQKSKHGSSEKGKHISHNVPYLLVDGHLCRDEVETTMSKLGIFCNPEGEKLHHEWLDSDNFTDLFEAEKEKEEYDDNDDNNSNNNIMEELGDAFNVYDENRDGFIDEMELQKVLLALGLKEAAELENCRKMILAFDQNGDGKIDFAEFVEMI, encoded by the coding sequence ATGGCAGCTTCTTCCTATCTCAATCGTTTTTCAATCAAGAAATTACCAGTTACTACCACCGTTCCTCTCCCTCTCGTCATTCATGGCTTAGTTGGCTTCGTTTTATTGTACATAATTTTAGATTGGGgtagaaaatttctcaattttttatcCCATTCGCAAAAATCCAAGCATGGTTCCTCAGAAAAAGGCAAGCATATATCACATAATGTGCCTTATCTGTTAGTTGATGGACATTTATGCAGAGATGAGGTAGAAACAACAATGAGTAAACTTGGAATTTTTTGTAACCCTGAAGGTGAAAAACTTCATCATGAGTGGTTAGATTCGGACAATTTTACTGACTTGTTTGAAgcggaaaaagaaaaagaagaatatgatgataatgatgataataatagtaataataatattatggaAGAATTAGGAGATGCATTTAATGTATATGATGAAAACAGAGATggtttcattgatgaaatggaaTTGCAGAAAGTTTTATTAGCACTTGGATTAAAGGAAGCTGCAGAATTGGAGAATTGCAGGAAGATGATATTGGCCTTTGATCAAAATGGAGATGGAAAGATCGATTTTGCAGAATTCGTAGAAATGATTTAA